Proteins encoded in a region of the Halorhabdus tiamatea SARL4B genome:
- a CDS encoding glycoside hydrolase family 88 protein, whose amino-acid sequence MPRAPSVLAATVTDEGVPERYAERPAIEHADLETRLADAVDRIDDNVDQFYDRFPAPSSTDLVYQPTDNADGWTTSFWTGQCWLAHEVTGRERFRDAAETQLRTFDRRLESGNVLTHDLGFLYTLSAVAGHKVTGKDRYREMAVTAADYLADRFWDAPGLIQAWGDPDRPEDDEWVHGRMIVDTMMNLPLLFWASEITGNDAYAAIAETHARTNAEHIVRPDGSTFHTFQCDVASGEPLGGETHQGYADDSCWARGQAWAIYGYALVAEYADEPAYAELSAKLANYYLHRVEADHVPRWDFDAPDDDEVRDTSAAAIAACGLIELASVLPVADERADRYRNAALEMLDSLGAHYAADPGRSNGLLTDAAYARGDGDYNECCVWGDYFYVEGLVRATESWRRYW is encoded by the coding sequence ATGCCCCGGGCACCATCGGTACTTGCAGCGACAGTGACCGACGAGGGCGTTCCCGAGCGATACGCCGAGCGCCCCGCGATCGAACACGCCGACCTGGAGACGCGGTTGGCCGACGCGGTCGACCGGATCGACGACAACGTCGACCAGTTCTACGACCGGTTCCCGGCTCCCTCCAGCACAGATCTCGTCTACCAGCCCACGGACAACGCCGATGGGTGGACCACCTCGTTCTGGACCGGGCAGTGCTGGCTTGCCCACGAGGTGACCGGCCGCGAGCGGTTCCGTGACGCGGCCGAGACTCAGTTACGAACGTTCGACCGACGGCTCGAGTCGGGCAACGTGCTGACGCACGACCTGGGGTTCCTCTATACGCTCTCGGCCGTCGCCGGACACAAGGTGACGGGAAAAGATCGGTACCGGGAGATGGCTGTCACGGCTGCCGACTACCTGGCCGACCGATTCTGGGACGCCCCGGGACTGATTCAGGCCTGGGGCGACCCCGACCGACCCGAGGACGACGAGTGGGTCCACGGCCGGATGATCGTCGACACGATGATGAACCTCCCACTGCTGTTCTGGGCCAGCGAGATCACGGGCAACGACGCCTACGCTGCCATCGCCGAGACCCACGCCAGGACGAACGCCGAGCACATCGTCCGACCGGACGGGTCGACGTTCCACACCTTCCAGTGCGACGTGGCGTCGGGCGAACCGCTGGGCGGGGAGACCCACCAGGGGTACGCCGACGACTCTTGCTGGGCGCGCGGGCAGGCGTGGGCCATCTACGGCTACGCGCTCGTGGCCGAATACGCCGACGAGCCGGCCTACGCCGAGCTCTCTGCCAAGCTCGCCAACTACTACCTTCACCGCGTCGAGGCTGACCACGTCCCCCGGTGGGACTTCGACGCGCCGGACGATGACGAGGTGCGGGACACCTCCGCCGCCGCCATCGCGGCCTGTGGGTTAATCGAACTCGCTTCGGTCCTCCCGGTCGCGGACGAGCGCGCTGATCGGTACCGCAACGCTGCCCTGGAAATGCTCGACTCACTGGGTGCACACTACGCGGCCGATCCCGGGCGATCGAACGGCCTGCTCACCGACGCCGCCTACGCCCGCGGCGACGGCGACTACAACGAGTGCTGTGTCTGGGGTGACTACTTCTACGTCGAGGGGCTGGTCCGCGCGACCGAGAGCTGGCGCCGATACTGGTAG
- a CDS encoding aldo/keto reductase: protein MQLSENDFPAIGLGTWQNTDPEECANSVRTALEIGYRHVDTAHYYGNEESVGRGIHAADVDRDDVVVASKVHAEKFGLDYDGVIEGAKKSCERMDLEYLDVLYVHWPVLEYDTEETLSAFEQLKDDGVIDHIGLSNYSINLLDEALSVLEEPPLTLQMEMHPFCHQDEVLGYAQKHDIRLIAYSPLARGHVFESDVIHEIAEKHGVSEAQVSIAWLLSKDNVSVIPKARGEAHIRDNMRAVDLTLDEADIERIDDIDRRERYVERDDSPWLA from the coding sequence ATGCAGCTATCCGAGAACGATTTCCCGGCGATCGGACTGGGGACGTGGCAAAACACCGATCCGGAGGAGTGCGCCAACAGCGTCCGGACGGCACTCGAGATAGGGTACCGGCACGTCGATACCGCCCACTACTACGGGAACGAGGAGAGTGTCGGTCGCGGGATCCACGCGGCGGACGTTGACCGCGACGACGTCGTCGTCGCCTCCAAGGTCCACGCCGAGAAGTTCGGACTGGACTACGACGGGGTGATCGAGGGAGCGAAAAAGAGTTGTGAGCGGATGGACCTGGAGTACCTCGACGTTCTCTACGTCCACTGGCCGGTGCTCGAATACGATACCGAGGAGACGCTTTCGGCGTTTGAGCAGCTCAAGGACGACGGAGTCATCGACCACATTGGACTCAGTAACTACTCGATAAATCTCCTCGACGAAGCGCTGTCGGTGCTCGAGGAGCCGCCGCTCACGCTCCAGATGGAGATGCACCCGTTCTGCCACCAGGACGAGGTCCTCGGGTACGCCCAGAAACACGACATCCGGCTGATCGCCTATTCGCCGCTTGCGCGCGGTCATGTCTTCGAGAGTGACGTGATCCATGAGATCGCGGAGAAACACGGCGTGAGCGAGGCACAGGTCTCGATCGCCTGGCTCCTCTCGAAGGACAACGTCAGCGTGATTCCGAAAGCCAGGGGCGAGGCACACATCCGTGACAACATGCGCGCGGTCGATCTCACCCTCGACGAGGCAGACATCGAGCGCATCGACGACATCGACCGCCGGGAGCGCTACGTGGAACGCGACGATTCACCCTGGCTCGCCTAG